In Primulina eburnea isolate SZY01 chromosome 3, ASM2296580v1, whole genome shotgun sequence, one DNA window encodes the following:
- the LOC140826701 gene encoding protein M7, with the protein MKTSISKTLPILMLVMLITCQVQESKAHPCGGTFFSALIQLIPCRGAVNPFSPIPPNESCCAAVKALGQPCLCILVNGPPISGVDRELAKQLPEKCIANFEPCEIAK; encoded by the exons ATGAAGACTTCTATCTCCAAAACTCTTCCCATTTTGATGCTTGTAATGCTGATAACATGTCAAGTTCAAGAGAGCAAAGCGCATCCTTGTGGTGGCACATTCTTTTCGGCTCTCATTCAGCTCATTCCTTGCAGGGGAGCAGTGAATCCATTCAGCCCCATTCCACCAAATGAGTCTTGCTGTGCTGCAGTCAAGGCACTTGGTCAGCCTTGCTTGTGCATACTTGTGAATGGTCCCCCGATTTCAGGAGTCGACCGTGAACTCGCCAAGCAGCTGCCTGAGAAGTGCATTGCAAACTTTGAACCAT GTGAAATCGCAAAATGA